From the Anopheles stephensi strain Indian chromosome X, UCI_ANSTEP_V1.0, whole genome shotgun sequence genome, the window ttttttttttcttttcgtttaaCACTtctgtcctttttttgttgtgactCACAACTTTACCGTTTCACACACTTACACCGACCGGCTACGAATCAATTTTCTAGTGCTGCCTCGAGGCAAAGGAACGatatgaacaattataaatacACACGCAACGCACACATCACTTTCACCTTCGTGCTTTTGGCTAACATATGTTTTGTAGGGCGCGTAGGAAAAAGTCGGAAAAAGCCGGCCGATGTCCACGTTGGTGGCGGTCGCCTGCAGCAAATCAAACCCACAGGCCCAATTCAGGCCGATCTGGGTGGGCCtaaaggggggggggactaAAAATAAAAGCGCACACGCGTCGATACAAATGTGCTAGAAAGAAAGGGGTGGTGGGAGACGAGGTAGAGGAGGAGGTGGAGCAGTAGCTAGGTGAAGAAGTGTAACAAGTATGTGACCACatgggttttgtgttttgcttacGGGGTTCTCTACCATCTACATTCAACAAGAAGCGAAGGGTTTGTTGGTGACCTTAAGCTTCTGGGAGGCTATTGAGACACCATCACAGTTTTCTACAACCGGTGCAGAGGTTGGTAAAGCAAAACTGAAATCCTTACTGACATACGAGCTCGTGCTGAGCGGCTTCCGGAGATTCATCGATCAAACTTGTACGCCGCAAAGCGGCAAACATTAATCACCCAACAGTTGTCGCACGCCTTGGCGCGTTGTCTACCCTACCAGCACACGTTCAATCGATACGAtcgggttgtgtgtgtgtgtgtgtgtgtgttgcggcTGTCCTGTACCCTGGTCACCTCTAGAAGGGGATTGCCACAGCCAACTACCGTGGTGCGGCGTGTTACAATTATGCAGTTGCTGTTCGACCAGAACCAAATGCACAAAGGAAGACCCACATATCGATAAAGAAATATTGTCTCTTTCCCATTGTTGGGTTTACCTCCTACACCCGGGCGGGGCGGGCCTCTAACTTCCATCTGTTTTCAATGTCAACGGAAGCAAACAGAACAACAACCGCGCCCGGAGACTGAGACTAAGTTATCGCTGCAGGGTTCACGTGCATCGTGGGGTTCGCTTCCGGTGTGCCCACCGAACACGTGACACGCAACGCTGTAACGTTCaagccacaaaaaaaccccgcgGTTCAGAAGGCGGGTCGTAAACAAAACGGGGCATCTCATTTACGACCGTAAATAAGCGTCCCGGACGAGATAAAAACGATAATCGCGCCTTGTCACCACCGGCTAGCTGCTCTCGAGCTGCTGGGCCTCCTCAGTCCGACAAGCCGAGGAATTTAATGCGCTTCAGACATTCTGTTTTATATCCTTTCTCGgtataaaaaaaagatcgccgggtttttttttaccaatactaacaaggttttttttgacaTCTTGAGGATCGTCACCTGTGTCTGGAAACCGGTTCAGATGCCTCCCACCAGGTATAGAGATCATTAGAAGTTTGATAGAATTAGGTATGTGAAGGTTCAAGCTAGAGataagagcgagagagagagagagagagatacctTATACCTCCAAAAGTACCTCACGATACCTCACgctgcggtcttcatacgggaggactatccaactacgtggtatcattaagtctagtaacccagaaatggcaggcactAGACCCAAAAAGGCCATCGATAGgccaaaaaagacaaaaactcTTTTATAATGTAGAGTTACACAAATCGAGCCCAAAATCATATCGGTCCAGTACTGAGCAGTAATTACTGCTTACTTCGAAGGTTGTTACACACGAAACGTCAGATAGGACGTCACTGCTATCGTGGACTCCCCGAGATGCGACACCGATGGTGAACCGTACAGGTTTCAAGTGGTTGCGATTTAGAATTCCCCGCCCGTTACGACGTTGTGGGAACGACTCGAGTTGTGATTAATGCATCCATACAACCTGAACCTGGTATTCAAATTGAAGTCAttccaaagttttttttttaattttcaacccTTAGAATTCTTGTACGCTCTTGGACAGCTCTTAACAAATCTGACTCTCCAACTCCAAATAGGAGAAAGGTAAATCGAATCGGGATTCGGGAAGCCACCATCACGCATCGGTGAGGAACTGCCTACGACGGGGAAGTTTCGTAATTTCGTAAGGTAATGCCCTGTTACCAGTGGAGAAACTGAGACCAACGTGACTGGGATGTTAAACGATGCTAGATGATGAGGTTTTAGCTCTCGTCTTAATCTCTCACAGGCACGCACGCATACAGTCGTTCTTCCTTAATGGAAGCTTTTGCCAGCCACATCTAGCAGTTCCAGCAGTACCCGGGGGATGGTTGAGGAGCGGGCGAAATTAACAGCCGCTAAGTGAAACGGATTTTTGCCCTTACGCGGGACTCTAATTGGTCCGACCGggcgatgcgtgtgtgtgtgtatttgtctTCGTCTTAACAGTTGGACAGTATATCTTTCCTTGGGATATCAGCACGCTGGGGATGATAATACATGAGTACAAGGTGAAACAAAAGGAGAGTCATCTATGGCGACTTCGGTTGAAAAACAAGTTGAGAGTCATCGGGAGGTGGACTTCAGAACTGTGATGGACAAGGCTTATAAGTTTCAGGATCATATTACATTAGAATATCTGTCCGATCTCAACACCAGGATTCGCGGCGTTGGCAATATCATCCAACGTCACCAAATGCTAACTCCCGGATGTATGGTCAACGATGGCGCCTGGCTGCAAAATAGCATTAACCAAATCGGAAATGATGCATGAGTCATGATCAGCGATCGTCACAAAACACCATTCATCACTTCCTATCCCGTCCCGAGGTGAGGTGGATTCCGGCACCTCTCAGCTGTGTGAACGGGGTTTGACTCACTGGACCTGTGGACCGGACCTCTCGTGGACACGTAGTAGCTGCACAAACAATCAACCCGCACAAGTGGTCCGTTGATAAATCCCTTTCTATTAACTTATCCGCCATCGGTCACCCGCGCAGTCCATTCCCTTGATACTTGCCTGTTTGCTAGTGTCGTCTCCTCCCCGCCGTTACCTTGCCTGTTACACCGTCCAAAAACCCTTCCCGCACGCGCGGTTGTCACTACCGCATTAGGATGTGGTTTAATATGCAACACGGTGGCGCACAAATCAAGAACGCAAAAGCGGAAaactgcctctctctctcggcggCCTCCTCATCATAATTGGGTGACCAACCATTATCCAATTGTGAGTACCGCCGTCGTACGTGTCTTGGGCGCGGaaatggggggaggggggctgCGGGGAACCATTTGCCCGAGTGTCTATGTGGAGCACGCGGCGTGACATATCTCAGGCAAACAActcttcttaaaaaaaaaatcatcattacGAAGAAGGCTCATTGTACGGGGGAGGACTAgaaaacattcacacacacacacacgcagaatAAAACCGCTTAATCAGGCTGGAGCGGAAAATTGAGATTGAGGAGATGGGGTtgaggaaccatccatcaagGATTCTGTTCGTCTGTCCTGTTGGTAGGATCAATGACGTCagagtttcaggatttacgcGCGCAAAACCTAAACATCACGATTTGCAGTTCTTCATATGAGGATGTTGTTGTTCTAGAATTTCACTGTGAGTTGTTCCGACCGTAGTTCGCAGTTAGCAAGGACGCACGAGCCAGGTTTtttgcatacgcgatgcggACGGCCTCTAGACGCCAGAAGAAATCAGATTGTCCGTTCTTTAGGATCACTAGATCGAGAGATCGTTTGTTTGCTCAAGGACGCTGCCAATGCTGACCCGTCCCGGTATCTTGGGGCACGATCTGGTCGAAGAAGGGGGTTGACTGAGGAAGCAATGTTTGATTGAAGCCCAACCGAAACAACCCAAATGCCACGCGCAGCAAAGTTAAAATTTCAGTACTACATTCCACCACCGTTCACAATCACCATCAAAATTTTATCCACCTTTTTTCACCGCTGAGCACACACTAACAGTTGCCCCTTTTTCCCGAAAAGAACGGACGCAACCAGAGCACCGGAGATAACGAACCGACCGATCGGACTAACGCGCTGCAACTGCGATGCGAGCCGTCTCACACCGTCAATGCGCACGGCACGAACGAGAGAGAACCGAAACCGGtagcgctggtggtggtgttggtggtgcgcACACCGCAGAAGCCTTTGACACAACGCTGCTTCGGTCGCAGCTGTTAACGTGGGTTCGGGTTTTGCACCCCTTCGGTAGGCCTCGCATACCACGGCTCGATCGCGCAGATATTAGAATATGTGTGATGGTATAGCCCACGTAACACGCAATGCCGCTCGGTTTGCTGGGATGAAACACGTAAACCCACACACGAGCACACCGGTGCGTACAGGTGTAACACGGGGGTGatggtttgtgttgtgttgtttgtcgCCGTACCTGACCACCCCGTGTTAGAGTGGGGCCGACGGAACAAGTAGCACGATGatgcacacaaatacacacgcgCTCCTGCCGACCTGCAACAACTGCAACGGATCGGATCTGTGTTACATGTACGCGTTTTATCCAAAACACTGCTTTCACACGCCTTTGTTGCACCGACGACACGCGGTGTTTGTTCGTAGGCGCAGACACTAGAGGGTTGTTGTCTACCAGCCACACCGTTCTTGAGCTGACCGCGAATCTAGCTATCTGAGATGCTTGAGTTTTATGCTCAAGAAGTTTGTAGGAAACATTTCTACAAAACATTACACCGAAAGCCTTCCCACGCTCTTTGGGTTGCGGGTTGCGAATCGCGTGCTCGTCGCTCATCGCATCGCCGAAGTTCACGATCGAACCCCCGACCTTCCCGAACAACCTACCCCTTTCCCTTCCagtctccccccccccccagatcATTTCGCGGTGTGCGGCTGCTTTCGACGTCATAATTGCAGGCGCCATCGGATACACTCGTCTAGGTCACCCGTCGTCGTTTCCAAGCCCTCCCGAGCTTGCTAGAGGTGGTAGACTACCCTCTCCAATTTCGGCGTGCATCAACTCACcaaacaatacacacacataccgagaggggggagggagggaagGGGGATCCATGTTACCTGGAGGAGGCCATCCATAAATGTGGTTGCGCGATCGTGACGCCGATGACTCATCCGTACCCAGGATCGGacggttttctttcttttcgctgTCTCGTGCCGCGTTTGTTTTCATTCTCCAGACGCTTGTTTTTTCGACCCCATCCAGGTACGATAGGTTGGCTGTGTGCTCAAGTGGCCTATCAGtttaatgtatgcaatacaATTTGCCCTGCGAATTGCGCCTAAGCACAGTGGGAGCACATTTGCCGggagaaaagtaaaaaatccAATATTAGGTTTTCGTCAATTTAGAATTTTTTGCTGAATGTATAGGTTCCAGCTAAGCAAAACCCAAGATCACTAATTCCTACCACTGAAGAATTCTTCTCTACGAATTTTCAAAGTTGAACATGTtttacaaaaatgaaaaaatgcaTAACTTTGAAAAGCAGTATCTTGTTGAGTTGTTTAGATACCTTGACTGTTTTAAATCGGAAAAGTATTGTTGTtacaaacagttttttttcttctaaataTCATATTGACAGGTAAAAAGTTAGAAAACTAAgtgtaaaaacaaaatcccaaaTGAATAATGCAACCAAAATATTTTGACATGATGCCAAATTTTTTCGCTGTAAACACCGTAGCTCATGTACAACATGTTATATTCGCAAATTTGATAAACGATTGTGCGATGAAAGATCGTGCAGTTTTGCGCAACTTTTTgagttattaatttttttgtgcaaCAACTACAAGTCATAAATCATTAGTCGTCTCGATCGTAAATATTCATTATATTTAGTTATAATGAGCAGTTTGTTTCTAGTTGGCTTAAGGAACTATCGAATTCGACAACGACTGTTGTTTGATAGCAAGCTATGATATATCAGTTGCGAGATCTAGAAAGCAGATCAAGCACGAAACATTTCtcttgagagagagagagagagagagagagagaggaggggagagagagagacagcgagagatagagagagagagaaacagtaCAAATACATCAATGAAAGCtttaaatagttttgtttcgtttttttatagGTGAATtctagaacaaaaaacaagttgtattcttcatcttctttctGGATTAAAGACCTTCGTGGTCATTACGACTATTTAACAGGCTCACTTGACTTAATGATAGCGGATAGCGGTGGATAGCGTTCTACGGGTTTGAACGatccgggtgggatttgatccccgacGAATCTAGGTTCATCATTGCTGTCTCTTGAGAGCATTTAGTCCTAAAGTAATGGAAGCTTTATcatgtttttttataatttaagtCCCTTGCGGTTACTAACTTACCTATCCGGCGCTACAATCGCTTCGCGATCTTGGCCTTGGAATTGCCACAACAattctcgataccgctcacggctCCAGCGCCTTTGTCTGACGATCGATTATACCGGCCGTTGTGGCGGATGCAaaaacgccatcactccatctcagtttgggcctaccacgcttcctctgtccgtgtgagCGGCCTAAAAgggctttacgggctgggtcgtctggtgtcaCGTGATCAGTCCCCATGccgtagcggctcctccattgtccttctaTACAAATGGGGCCAAAAAACGCTTcagagcatcttcctctcaaaACACAGCAGATCGCCGAAATAACTCCAGAAACACTTTAATCTACTCAAATTTACTCAAAGTCTTTGCTGTTATTCCacatttgtttgaaaaagACACAAAAACAATTGTATCCCAATATTTGTTCTACCCGCGACCACTGTGCACATAGTATAGTCGATGATCGGTGGAGAACACTGCCTACCGATGATGAGTAATTGGAGCAATATGGAGATCCGCAACATGGTAGACATGAGAGACACACGTGCGCGGTgctattacttttttttctcctctttcgCAGAACACCCGTCAATTTTCAGATTCCATTATGTCGACGACATTAGAACCATTGGAGATAATCATTGGAATGATTTGCTATCCGGTGCGGAATGCAGCTCGTGGGGGCCGCTCCGTCCAAGCGGTTTGCAAAACATCCTTTTCCCTGGGCTTTATTGTTGTTTCGCATACAGACACGTACCGCCATATTGAATAATACGTAAGTATCGCCGACGAGCACATGTGCGTCGTGCGCCTCCTCGCTTTTGTTTAACCTCCAGCGGTAAGGTGGGAGTCGGAGTGATGCGTCGTCGTCGCGGTGATGATGCAACGACTCTTTCAAGCGACGTGCAGAAACTGTTGGATTTCTTTGGACCGGTTGATGGTTGCCTTTATGGGGCACGTAGCCTTTTCtttggaaggacaatggaagtTCGCGGACGGGTTCATTTGCATTAGGGTCGCTAGGTGATAGGCATCGTGTTAGGTTGCAGTGCACACTCGGTTTCCTGACTCAACGGACACGGGAGCCTCGATCAGAGAAGAATTCCGATATTTTGTGGTTAGCTTTACTTTGAAGCATTCCTAGGGACCTTAGAGACACCCACTTCTCTATTCCTGCACAGTCCTATACTGACACAGTCATGAAATTGGaagttttgaaatattttatactATCGACAACTATCAGAACGATCACCCAAGTGAAGTATTTGACGTTTTAGGAGGCAAGAACTTTCACTATCGAAGGCTATCCGATCGATCCTTAAAGGGAACAAGCTTAACATTTTGAGAGTGGCATCTCCAAACAGTCGGATTCAACAATATTCTGGAGGACTCAAGGCGCAAATTCTGAATCGAGAGTTCCAGGCCCAGGTTACATCGAGGTTCCACACTTCCTTACTCAGACTTCCGTTTGCAGGGTGAAGGAGATGCTGGGACAAAGATTGGTGTTGCTGTAATCAAATCTATGCCCAAGAAATATCCCAGATGTTGGTTGACTAACTGCGGGGGAAAGGCacggatgggatttaatcCCCGGCCCTGGATGTATGAAACGCCGCTATTGCATCATTTCCATATTCTCTGAGGACAAGATGTTTGCCAAGGTCTAAAAATCGGTCTGATGGGCTATTGGCTACTAATAATTGTATTGGTATGTTACTTGAAACGAACATCCCCCATCTGGATCTTTCTCCCGAAGTAAAGGACTGATCTGCTCCTATAAGCCAAAACTATCTGGCTGCTACTTCTATTTCTGCCGGCCATAAAACGGCTTACTAGCTATATCCTCAGGCATCCGGTGAGTTCGCCCTGAAGGGTTGCAACAGGGACTAAGGTCTCTGAGACCTCTGATTCACATCTGTTTATGATGGCAATTAATATTCTGGGGGATGAAAGACCGTCATAGCTGTTCGTATCCGCATCGGAACCATTCCCAATAAGCGAAAGTCTAGTAAGGGACTTATAGGTAGAGCAGGTGATCTTAGCCGGTATAATCTAATAGATCTTTAAGCTAATATGTTTAAGAACGGTGGCGGTCTGTACATGGCAGGAAGGGTTATCGAACTCCGGAACGATCCCGTCTTTCCAGACGTAGGAGAAACTATCCGGATACTGGTAAACTAAGTCAAGGAGGTCAGTAGTAGCAAACCGCGACCTCTAGAGGCTATCATCAAGAAGATGTCATCTGTTGTAGTTAGTGGCGAGCTACATGGTAGGTGTAGTTGGTGCTCTGGTGTTAGGGTGATCTCCTGCACAATGGATCTAGTAGACCAAGATGGCCGAAAATGTTCTAACTAGTGTTGGGTAGTGAGCTCAAGGGCTACCTGTAGTCCTCGCCTCAATAAAATGAGGGATCTAAGCGCGCTATTCGATTTCAAAAAGGTAGCTCCGCATTCTCCGACCTCTTCGCCCTCAGTGAGTGCGGAGCTACTGGAAAGCCTCACCTCTCACATGTTAAGTTGCCCTCCCAGTTGCCCTAGACCCAACCAAGAGAAGAGCAGAGGCATCACCTTCATCGCATCCTCGATTACTCTAAAAGCCTCAGACAACTTGTTTGTATGTGCATACATACCTTACCAATTATACCACAATTCCGGAAGATGAGTACGCCATCCTTCGCATACCAGTGCTTTGGGAGGTAAGAATGAAATAGAATcgccgtcatcatcgtcatcacgaACGTGCGCTGAACGTGTACATGGCAGACCAACAATTTCAATGCCATTCTGACTTCCATTGCGTAGTTTCGCTTATGCACAGTTGTAATTGTAATATTGATTGTTGCCGGTTCCCGGTTATGATTGTTCCGTCGATTGTTGGTGCCagccaccctccccccccccccacgccCCCATATAGCGTTGGTGTAATACTTTTGTATTATAATGTTTGATTGTTCTCTGCCACCAGGGTTGCCCTTGCCAGCCCCCTCACAAAAGACCAGGTTTGATTGAAGGTTTGATTCGGTTGATTGTAGTgcttaatgtgtgtgtgtgtgtgttatggaGTGTAAACAATTACCAGCGTTAGCGTTTAGCGAGTGCAACAAATCGGACCGTTCGACAGCAAACGTTTAGAGTActttttattccttcttcGCACTTATCTAGCGTGGATAATGAAccttaaaataaatgaaaatatccTTCCGTGTTCGTTATTTGAAGCACAAGCAAGCAATGCACAATCTCATAATCATTAAAAGTTGTCAATTTAACCGCATAACAAATAGGCCAAAAATGGAATTATTAAATACAAGTGATTAATCATCTTCCAGTCACAATATAATCAGTCAAGCAATGCTCCGCCTACCCTCACGTCACAGAAATTAGATGTCCAGCAACGGTCTACGCTTGCGGTACTTCGCCACGTAAGCTAATATATCCAGCTCTTCCCTGATGATGGGtggaaagaaggaagaagaacgtTAGAAAAGAGGCAATTAAAATgcatcacacgcacacaaatcaAGCCGTACCTGTCGTCCTTTACGCTTGATGTATCGTTTGGCATCGTGAAGGTGTTTTCCTTGTTCACGCCTTCCCCTGTTTGCTTCGGCTGGCTGTCCGGCTGGCTCGTACCACCGGCAACGTCCGCAGCACTGGGCGACCCATTTTCCCGCTCGTTAATGCTGGACAGTGGGTTGCGATTGACGCAACCGGGTGGACACTTGCACCCCGGATGGCACAGGATAGCTTGCTTCTGGCAACCGCACCGCCGCGATCCACAGTTACCCGTACAGCCGCAGTTACCGGGGCCATTGGTTGTATGATTTGGGTTCGCGACACTTTCGCGTATGAACGTCTGCATCTGCAAACAAACAGGAAATATGATAAGCAAGCATGATCCAACGCACTCGACAGTCCTTACCTTTTTGCGCTTGTGCAAAGGAGTACCGCGAAAATCGGGATCAAGCTCCTTTTCCAGCAGCTCGCGCGATAAATCATCCTCTTCGTTCTCCTCGTCGGACAGCTCCATCGCCGCGTCCTCGTCAAAATCGATATCCATCTGATGGTCCCGCAGTCTCTGCGGCAGCTGGCACTTCCGGCGCGGCAGCTCATGCTCCTTGAGCTTCTCCTGCAGCGTGTGCACGGTTTGCTTGTACGATTCGAGTTCGTCCCGCAGCTCGTCAATGTGCCGGATTGCTTCCTCGTGCACGGTGTCGGGTTGGGCCAGACCATCCTGGTTCTCGTCCGGCACGGCACTGGTCCCGCCGGGTGGCCGCATCAGCAGTAACGCCAGCTTGTCCTCGTACGTACGCTCGAGCTGTACCACCTGCTCCCGGTACTGCTTTTCGGCAAGCTGCATTTGGGCCCGTGCCTGACCGAGCGCTTCCTCCTGGCATTCGCTCGTGGCCTTCAGCTCCACCAGCTGGAAGCGTGTCTCGAAGAggcgcgtgtgcgtgtggacCAACTGctccagcagccgctggaagGATTCGCGCGCTTCCGGCAAACTGACCAGCCCTTCGGCGAACGCCGCCAGCTGCGTTTCCGTGTCCATGGTGTTTATTTTCTGCTGCAGATCGGCAATCTGTGCATTGCGATACTCGAGATCGGTGACACACTGGCGTATCTCGTCCTCCAGCTCCCcgcgctgctgatgctgcccATCGATCGACCCATCCGCACcaccctcctcctcctcctccaccaccaccatcgcctcCAGCTCCGCCAGCTGTGCCTGCAGCTGGGTTAGCTTCTTCGACTGCTGGGTGCGCTGGGAGCGCAACAGCTTTAGCGTAACCGACGCTTCCACCGTGTTGCATATCAACTCGAGCTCGTGCTTAATCCATTTGGCTGCCTCGGCACCGCGCATCACGGACCGATCCGCCGCAGTCGGGTTGCGCTGGCGGCGGTCGAGCGTCGCCTTCAGCCGCTTGTTGACCATAATCGTCTCATCCATCTTGCGCTGCATAATGCGCTTTTGCAGCGTGTAGGTCGTCTCGAGCTTCTTCAGCTCGAACTGCCGCTTGCGATCCTTCGCCTTCAGCTGAATGATTTCCTTCTCCCGGTTGACGCGCCACTGGCGGAAGTTTTCACTCTCGGTGCGCAGTGCCTTCTGCAGCTTGACGCGCGTCGCCTTCATTTCCTGAATTTCCGCACTCAGCCCCGCAATACGCTGCGCATCGTTCTCGTTCAGCTTCAGCAGCTTCGCCTGGCGCATACACTTCTGCCGCAGCACGGCCAGATCGCTTTCGAGCTGCTGCACCTTGCGGCGCCGTTCTTCCGCCAGCTTGGTGCGCTTCTCGCCCGCCTTGCTGCTTTCGTGCAGTGCGTTCAGCTCGGCCAGCTGTTCCTCGAGCGTGCCGATCTGTCGCTCGTACTCGCGTAGCTGCTCGGTTAGCTCCCGCTCCCGGTTGGTGGTGAGCGTTtgcaccacggaactgttatccATACATTTGCGGTGCAGTTCCTCCTTCAGCGCAAGCTGACGCTTCAACTGGCTCAGCTCGCTGTGTATGCGCATCTGCTGCTGGGTGTGGAACGTCGATTTACGCTCAATCTCCTCCGAACGCAGTTCATCGTCGCTGCTGACTGTGCAGCCACTGACGGCCGGGATGGAATGGTTATGTATGCCGAGCGCAAACACTTCCTCCTTGTATTGGAGCAACAGTGCACGTATTGCCCGTCGCATCTCGCCTTCGCCAGCGGGCGTCGTTTCGGCTGTACCGTCGTTGGTGTCATGCTTCCCCAGCACCTGTTCGATATCGTCCAGCAATTTTTCCGCCGTCATGGCACGCATCTCGTTCGAACCGAGCTCGTGCAGTGTTGATTGCAGCTGCATCTGCAAGTTCCGGTTACTTTCCTGCAGCTTCTGCACGTTAACACCCGTCTCGGGTACGTGCGCTGCTCCGGGCTCATCTTTCCGCGGCGATCGAAGCTCCGGGTCGGATAGGCCGCGCGTTAGTGGCGAGTGGACGGGGAGTGGTACGCGGAATTCTCCATCCTGTGCCTCGCCATTTCCACGCATCAGCGACAGTACCTTCAGCCGCAGGTCCTGCACGGTTGCCTCCAGCTGCTTGATGCGTGCCTGCTGCGGATCCTGGTTGACGATCGGTTTGTTTTTGATCTTGCACACACGGTACGCGTACCGCAGCGTGCTGACCGTTTCCGACAGATTGTAATCCGCCGGCGATACGCAAGCAATCATCAGCGTGTACGAATTACCGCCCAACGAATCCTGCAGCAGCCGGGTGAGCTTGGACGTGCGGTACGGGATGTGCGTCTTGCCCGGCCCACCGTTCGTGCTGCCCAGCGCCGTGATAACGTTGCCGAGCGCCAGCAAGCATTTGTTAATCTCCACCCCTTCCTTGAACCGATCGCCGGTGGTGTCCGTTTTCTTGGACCGTTCCGATCCAGCCAGATCGACCAGATGAAACTTGGACCGGATAACGTTGCCGCCCGTTTCGCCTTGCGTGGTTTGTTGAATGGTG encodes:
- the LOC118517449 gene encoding chromosome-associated kinesin KIF4, encoding MSGPECVKVAVRIRPMSQAEQARGCQTVVEQAAPNHPQILVCGGRTPSDIFSYSYVFAPTVVQSHLYEVSVAPLLAKLFDGYNATILAYGQTSSGKTFTMGTDFTGQTGDHMGVIPRAIVDIFRMIDDRSDGAPCANMDTTVTCSFIEVYQDNVYDLLEEKSGTDRQPIEIREAPGGDIILQGLTDVRATTRQHAFDCLLRGSTGRVVRATAMNNVSSRSHAIFTLTIQQTTQGETGGNVIRSKFHLVDLAGSERSKKTDTTGDRFKEGVEINKCLLALGNVITALGSTNGGPGKTHIPYRTSKLTRLLQDSLGGNSYTLMIACVSPADYNLSETVSTLRYAYRVCKIKNKPIVNQDPQQARIKQLEATVQDLRLKVLSLMRGNGEAQDGEFRVPLPVHSPLTRGLSDPELRSPRKDEPGAAHVPETGVNVQKLQESNRNLQMQLQSTLHELGSNEMRAMTAEKLLDDIEQVLGKHDTNDGTAETTPAGEGEMRRAIRALLLQYKEEVFALGIHNHSIPAVSGCTVSSDDELRSEEIERKSTFHTQQQMRIHSELSQLKRQLALKEELHRKCMDNSSVVQTLTTNRERELTEQLREYERQIGTLEEQLAELNALHESSKAGEKRTKLAEERRRKVQQLESDLAVLRQKCMRQAKLLKLNENDAQRIAGLSAEIQEMKATRVKLQKALRTESENFRQWRVNREKEIIQLKAKDRKRQFELKKLETTYTLQKRIMQRKMDETIMVNKRLKATLDRRQRNPTAADRSVMRGAEAAKWIKHELELICNTVEASVTLKLLRSQRTQQSKKLTQLQAQLAELEAMVVVEEEEEGGADGSIDGQHQQRGELEDEIRQCVTDLEYRNAQIADLQQKINTMDTETQLAAFAEGLVSLPEARESFQRLLEQLVHTHTRLFETRFQLVELKATSECQEEALGQARAQMQLAEKQYREQVVQLERTYEDKLALLLMRPPGGTSAVPDENQDGLAQPDTVHEEAIRHIDELRDELESYKQTVHTLQEKLKEHELPRRKCQLPQRLRDHQMDIDFDEDAAMELSDEENEEDDLSRELLEKELDPDFRGTPLHKRKKMQTFIRESVANPNHTTNGPGNCGCTGNCGSRRCGCQKQAILCHPGCKCPPGCVNRNPLSSINERENGSPSAADVAGGTSQPDSQPKQTGEGVNKENTFTMPNDTSSVKDDREELDILAYVAKYRKRRPLLDI